A genomic stretch from Frigoribacterium sp. PvP032 includes:
- the nrdI gene encoding class Ib ribonucleoside-diphosphate reductase assembly flavoprotein NrdI → MTHLIYFSSVSGNTHRFVEKLGVPAERIPLFPSDAPLHARDPFVLVLPTYGGGEGRGAVPKQVIRFLNDEGNRSLIRGVVAAGNTNFGEGYCLAGDIVAAKCDVPLLYRFEVFGTPDDVSAVQNGLEEFWTQQSTISK, encoded by the coding sequence GTGACCCATCTCATCTACTTCTCGAGCGTCTCGGGGAACACGCACCGTTTCGTCGAGAAGCTCGGGGTGCCGGCCGAGCGGATCCCGCTCTTCCCCTCCGACGCCCCGCTCCACGCCCGTGACCCCTTCGTCCTCGTGCTGCCGACCTACGGCGGCGGCGAGGGCAGAGGCGCCGTCCCGAAGCAGGTCATCCGGTTCCTCAACGACGAGGGCAACCGCAGCCTCATCCGAGGCGTGGTCGCGGCGGGCAACACCAACTTCGGAGAGGGGTACTGCCTGGCCGGCGACATCGTCGCCGCCAAGTGCGACGTGCCCCTGCTCTACAGGTTCGAGGTCTTCGGCACCCCGGACGACGTCTCAGCAGTACAGAACGGATTGGAAGAATTTTGGACGCAGCAGTCGACGATCTCGAAGTGA
- the nrdF gene encoding class 1b ribonucleoside-diphosphate reductase subunit beta: MTITDKINSVAGDPVHATGRAIPLIKSVSAINWNRIQDDKDVEVWNRLVNNFWLPEKIPLSNDVQSWNTLTPEEQQLTMRVFTGLTLLDTIQGTVGAISLIPDAITPHEEAVYTNIAFMESVHAKSYSSIFSTLASTPEIDDAFRWSVENPNLQKKAQIVLDYYTGDDPLKRKVASTLLESFLFYSGFYLPMYWSSRAKLTNTADLVRLIIRDEAVHGYYIGYKFQKGLEGASEERKQEIKDYTFNLLFELYENEIQYTQDLYDTVGLTEDVKKFLHYNANKALMNLGYEPMFPKETTDVNPAILSALSPNADENHDFFSGSGSSYVIGKAENTEDEDWDF; encoded by the coding sequence ATGACCATCACCGACAAGATCAACAGCGTCGCCGGCGACCCGGTGCACGCCACCGGCAGGGCGATCCCGCTGATCAAGTCGGTCAGCGCGATCAACTGGAACCGCATCCAGGACGACAAGGACGTCGAGGTCTGGAACCGCCTCGTCAACAACTTCTGGCTGCCCGAGAAGATCCCGCTGTCGAACGACGTGCAGTCGTGGAACACGCTCACGCCCGAGGAGCAGCAGCTCACCATGCGCGTGTTCACGGGCCTGACGCTGCTCGACACGATCCAGGGCACCGTCGGCGCGATCAGCCTCATCCCCGACGCGATCACCCCGCACGAGGAGGCCGTCTACACGAACATCGCGTTCATGGAGTCGGTGCACGCCAAGAGCTACTCGTCGATCTTCTCGACCCTCGCGTCGACGCCCGAGATCGACGACGCCTTCCGCTGGTCGGTCGAGAACCCGAACCTGCAGAAGAAGGCCCAGATCGTCCTCGACTACTACACGGGCGACGACCCGCTGAAGCGCAAGGTCGCCTCGACCCTGCTCGAGTCGTTCCTGTTCTACAGCGGCTTCTACCTGCCGATGTACTGGTCGTCGCGGGCGAAGCTCACCAACACGGCCGACCTGGTCCGCCTCATCATCCGCGACGAGGCCGTGCACGGGTACTACATCGGCTACAAGTTCCAGAAGGGCCTCGAGGGCGCCTCCGAGGAGCGCAAGCAGGAGATCAAGGACTACACGTTCAACCTGCTGTTCGAGCTCTACGAGAACGAGATCCAGTACACACAGGATCTGTACGACACCGTCGGCCTGACCGAGGACGTCAAGAAGTTCCTGCACTACAACGCCAACAAGGCGTTGATGAACCTCGGCTACGAGCCGATGTTCCCCAAGGAGACGACCGACGTGAACCCGGCGATCCTGTCGGCGCTCTCGCCCAACGCCGACGAGAACCACGACTTCTTCTCGGGGTCGGGCTCGTCGTACGTCATCGGCAAGGCCGAGAACACCGAAGACGAGGACTGGGACTTCTAG
- the nrdH gene encoding glutaredoxin-like protein NrdH, with the protein MAITVYTKPSCVQCTATYRALDNKGIEYEVLDVTADDAALETVKALGYLQAPVVIADDDHWSGFRPDKIAGLAARVS; encoded by the coding sequence ATGGCCATCACCGTCTACACCAAGCCGTCCTGCGTCCAGTGCACGGCCACCTACCGCGCCCTCGACAACAAGGGCATCGAGTACGAAGTCCTCGACGTCACCGCCGACGACGCCGCGCTCGAGACCGTCAAGGCGCTCGGCTACCTGCAGGCGCCCGTCGTCATCGCCGACGACGACCACTGGAGCGGCTTCCGTCCCGACAAGATCGCCGGCCTCGCGGCCCGCGTCTCCTGA
- the nrdE gene encoding class 1b ribonucleoside-diphosphate reductase subunit alpha: MGMDYHSLNAMLNLYGPSGEIQFDKDREAAKQYFLQHVNQNTVFFHNLRERLDYLVENEYYELATIEQYDFAFIERLNDLAYSKKFRFQTFLGAFKYYTSYTLKTFDGKRYLERFEDRVVMTALGLAQGDEQLAIDLVEEIIGGRFQPATPTFLNTAKAQRGELVSCFLLRIEDNMESISRGINSSLQLSKRGGGVALSLSNIREAGAPIKQIENQSSGIIPVMKLLEDSFSYANQLGARQGAGAVYLSAHHPDIMRFLDTKRENADEKIRIKTLSLGVVVPDITFELAKNNEDMYLFSPYDVEKVYGIPFGDVPVSEKYREMVADGRIKKTKIKARDFFQTIAEIQFESGYPYIVFEDTVNKANPIKGRINMSNLCSEILQVNTPTTFNEDLSYNEIGKDISCNLGSMNIALSMDAPDFGKTVETAIRGLSAVSDMSHIQSVRSIEVGNDQSHAIGLGQMNLHGYLARERVHYGSEEAIDFTNIYFYTVLFHALRASNTIAIERGVTFGGFEDSKYASGEFFDKYTEQAWVPATERAAGLFAASGVAIPTQDDWRQLKASVMQHGLYNQNLQAVPPTGSISYINHSTSSIHPIASKIEIRKEGKLGRVYYPAPFMTNDNLEYYTDAYEIGPEKIIDTYAAATQHVDQGLSLTLFFKDTATTRDINKAQIYAWRKGIKTIYYIRLRQLALEGTEVDGCVSCML; this comes from the coding sequence ATGGGCATGGACTACCACTCGCTCAACGCGATGCTCAACCTGTACGGACCGTCGGGCGAGATCCAGTTCGACAAGGACCGCGAGGCGGCGAAGCAGTACTTCCTGCAGCACGTCAACCAGAACACGGTCTTCTTCCACAACCTGCGTGAGCGCCTCGACTACCTCGTCGAGAACGAGTACTACGAGCTCGCGACCATCGAGCAGTACGACTTCGCCTTCATCGAGCGCCTGAACGACCTCGCGTACTCGAAGAAGTTCCGCTTCCAGACCTTCCTCGGCGCGTTCAAGTACTACACCTCGTACACGCTCAAGACGTTCGACGGCAAGCGCTACCTCGAGCGCTTCGAGGACCGGGTCGTCATGACCGCCCTCGGCCTGGCCCAGGGCGACGAGCAGCTCGCGATCGACCTCGTCGAGGAGATCATCGGCGGCCGCTTCCAGCCAGCCACCCCCACGTTCCTCAACACCGCGAAGGCCCAGCGAGGCGAGCTCGTCAGCTGCTTCCTGCTGCGCATCGAGGACAACATGGAGTCGATCTCGCGCGGCATCAACTCGTCGCTGCAGCTGTCGAAGCGCGGCGGCGGCGTCGCCCTCTCGCTCTCGAACATCCGCGAGGCCGGCGCACCGATCAAGCAGATCGAGAACCAGTCGTCGGGCATCATCCCCGTCATGAAGCTGCTGGAAGACAGCTTCAGCTACGCGAACCAGCTGGGTGCCCGCCAGGGTGCCGGCGCCGTGTACCTGAGCGCGCACCACCCCGACATCATGCGGTTCCTCGACACCAAGCGCGAGAACGCCGACGAGAAGATCCGCATCAAGACGCTGTCCCTCGGCGTCGTCGTGCCCGACATCACGTTCGAGCTCGCCAAGAACAACGAGGACATGTACCTCTTCTCGCCGTACGACGTCGAGAAGGTCTACGGCATCCCCTTCGGCGACGTGCCGGTCAGCGAGAAGTACCGCGAGATGGTGGCCGACGGCCGCATCAAGAAGACCAAGATCAAGGCGCGCGACTTCTTCCAGACGATCGCCGAGATCCAGTTCGAGTCGGGCTACCCCTACATCGTCTTCGAGGACACGGTCAACAAGGCGAACCCGATCAAGGGCCGCATCAACATGTCGAACCTGTGCTCGGAGATCCTGCAGGTCAACACCCCGACCACGTTCAACGAAGACCTGTCGTACAACGAGATCGGCAAGGACATCTCGTGCAACCTGGGCTCGATGAACATCGCGCTCTCGATGGACGCCCCCGACTTCGGCAAGACCGTCGAGACCGCGATCCGCGGCCTCAGCGCGGTCAGCGACATGAGCCACATCCAGTCGGTCCGCTCGATCGAGGTCGGCAACGACCAGTCGCACGCCATCGGCCTCGGCCAGATGAACCTGCACGGCTACCTCGCTCGTGAGCGCGTGCACTACGGCAGCGAAGAAGCGATCGACTTCACGAACATCTACTTCTACACGGTGCTGTTCCACGCCCTGCGTGCCTCGAACACCATCGCCATCGAGCGCGGCGTGACCTTCGGCGGCTTCGAGGACTCGAAGTACGCCTCCGGCGAGTTCTTCGACAAGTACACCGAGCAGGCGTGGGTGCCCGCCACCGAGCGCGCGGCCGGCCTCTTCGCCGCGTCGGGCGTCGCGATCCCCACGCAGGACGACTGGCGTCAGCTCAAGGCCAGCGTCATGCAGCACGGCCTGTACAACCAGAACCTGCAGGCGGTGCCGCCGACCGGCTCGATCTCGTACATCAACCACTCGACGTCGTCGATCCACCCGATCGCGTCGAAGATCGAGATCCGCAAGGAGGGCAAGCTCGGCCGTGTCTACTACCCGGCGCCGTTCATGACGAACGACAACCTGGAGTACTACACCGACGCGTACGAGATCGGCCCCGAGAAGATCATCGACACCTACGCCGCGGCCACGCAGCACGTCGACCAGGGCCTCTCGCTGACCCTGTTCTTCAAGGACACCGCGACGACCCGCGACATCAACAAGGCCCAGATCTACGCATGGCGCAAGGGCATCAAGACGATCTACTACATCCGTCTGCGCCAGCTGGCACTCGAGGGCACCGAGGTCGACGGCTGCGTCTCGTGCATGTTGTAG
- a CDS encoding MFS transporter has product MSTYSSLLKTPGVGRIIAAQLTARFPFGMLSLAFLLHVEHVHHSYAAAGLVLAATSIGQAISGPLTSRWMGRWGMRPVLLLTLSVCLVTMLAFTAYDFSVPAFMALGFVTGLSVPPVQPAVRTIYPKMVNSSQLTPLFSLDASAQEIIWVAGPVITTFVGTQVGTREAIWLAALFLVGGGIWFIASPEVGRVRIPRSKRSFGKVLARPTVLLATVAGFLLIGACAAVEAGVVALFGEGSADSGIALAVFAAGSLVGGLALGHVPVGPWALGRRLAIVFVGMVLAIFATGLLPISGALLVAGVGIAPALAVMFAIVSSSVKFSDTAEAYGWAGTGQLIGSALGSAIAGFWIDRIGGQGGLVVAAAFAFVGVVVGLVFHRALPDLRGRDASPLPDTEPVPVQAS; this is encoded by the coding sequence GTGAGCACCTATTCCTCCCTCCTGAAGACCCCCGGCGTCGGGCGCATCATCGCGGCCCAGCTGACCGCGCGGTTCCCCTTCGGGATGCTCTCGCTCGCGTTCCTGCTGCACGTCGAGCACGTGCACCACTCCTACGCGGCAGCCGGGCTCGTGCTCGCCGCGACGAGCATCGGCCAGGCGATCTCCGGGCCGCTCACCAGCCGCTGGATGGGCCGGTGGGGCATGCGCCCGGTGCTGCTGCTGACGCTCAGCGTCTGCCTCGTGACGATGCTCGCCTTCACCGCGTACGACTTCTCGGTGCCCGCCTTCATGGCGCTCGGCTTCGTGACGGGGCTCAGCGTGCCGCCCGTGCAGCCCGCCGTCCGCACCATCTACCCCAAGATGGTCAACTCGTCGCAGCTGACCCCCCTGTTCTCGCTCGACGCCTCCGCCCAGGAGATCATCTGGGTCGCCGGCCCGGTCATCACCACGTTCGTCGGCACGCAGGTCGGCACCCGCGAGGCGATCTGGCTGGCCGCGCTGTTCCTCGTCGGGGGCGGCATCTGGTTCATCGCCTCGCCCGAGGTCGGCCGGGTGCGCATCCCGCGCAGCAAGCGCTCGTTCGGCAAGGTGCTCGCGCGGCCCACCGTCCTCCTCGCCACCGTCGCCGGCTTCCTCCTGATCGGCGCGTGCGCCGCCGTCGAGGCCGGCGTCGTGGCGCTGTTCGGCGAGGGCAGCGCCGACTCCGGCATCGCCCTGGCCGTCTTCGCTGCAGGGTCGCTCGTCGGCGGCCTCGCCCTCGGGCACGTGCCGGTCGGCCCCTGGGCGCTCGGCCGCCGCCTGGCGATCGTCTTCGTCGGCATGGTGCTCGCGATCTTCGCCACCGGGCTCCTGCCGATCAGCGGTGCCCTGCTCGTCGCCGGCGTCGGCATCGCGCCCGCCCTCGCCGTGATGTTCGCCATCGTCTCGTCGAGCGTGAAGTTCAGCGACACGGCCGAGGCCTACGGCTGGGCGGGCACCGGCCAGCTGATCGGCTCGGCCCTCGGCTCCGCGATCGCCGGCTTCTGGATCGACCGCATCGGCGGCCAGGGCGGCCTCGTCGTCGCCGCGGCCTTCGCCTTCGTCGGGGTCGTCGTGGGGCTCGTGTTCCATCGTGCCCTGCCCGACCTCCGCGGCCGCGACGCGAGCCCGCTGCCCGACACCGAGCCGGTCCCCGTCCAGGCGAGCTGA
- a CDS encoding CPBP family intramembrane glutamic endopeptidase, whose product MTTNPSSPRPANGWTAPGGEQVDDLAADACDLDESTTAEWQPVAAHVAGDRYLSADSADASTGSIVVEPRVSWWPIAAFVLISFGLAWLVCLPLWLGDGLASPLLGLCAVAMMATPAIGALVVSRFVDRPASIPRSLGLWPLRPVGRLSAYLGLALVVPVALVLVALPIGAALGFYPADVTGFSAFRELTEQQVSQAAAGLGDPGPLPPIALLVALQLVSIPIGAFVNTVPALGEELGWRGFLLPRLLPLGTAPAVLVSGAVWGLWHTPLILLGYNYGVETPGWLAVLMMTGMCVVVGAVFSWLRLRSASVWPAALAHGAFNAAAGSYLLFAAAGERIDLVQGTILGWSGWIVPVLLVAVLVATGQFRRPGAARRR is encoded by the coding sequence ATGACGACGAACCCCTCCTCCCCGCGGCCCGCGAACGGCTGGACGGCGCCCGGGGGTGAGCAGGTCGACGACCTCGCCGCCGACGCGTGCGACCTCGACGAGTCGACGACCGCCGAGTGGCAACCGGTCGCGGCGCATGTCGCCGGTGACCGCTACCTGTCTGCCGACTCGGCCGACGCCTCCACCGGCTCGATCGTCGTCGAACCGCGGGTCTCGTGGTGGCCGATCGCCGCGTTCGTGCTGATCTCGTTCGGACTCGCCTGGCTGGTCTGCCTGCCGCTCTGGCTCGGCGACGGCCTCGCCAGCCCGCTGCTCGGCCTCTGCGCGGTCGCGATGATGGCGACACCGGCGATCGGGGCCCTCGTCGTCAGCCGGTTCGTCGACCGCCCGGCGTCGATCCCGCGGTCGCTCGGGCTGTGGCCGCTGCGCCCCGTGGGCCGACTGTCGGCCTACCTCGGCCTCGCGCTCGTCGTGCCCGTCGCGCTCGTGCTCGTCGCCCTGCCGATCGGCGCCGCGCTCGGCTTCTACCCCGCCGACGTCACCGGGTTCTCGGCCTTCCGCGAGCTCACCGAGCAGCAGGTGTCCCAGGCGGCCGCCGGCCTCGGCGACCCCGGTCCGTTGCCGCCGATCGCCCTGCTCGTCGCGCTGCAGCTCGTCTCGATCCCGATCGGCGCGTTCGTCAACACCGTGCCCGCGCTGGGGGAGGAGCTCGGCTGGCGGGGCTTCCTGCTGCCGCGCCTCCTGCCCCTCGGCACTGCGCCCGCCGTGCTGGTCAGCGGAGCCGTCTGGGGACTCTGGCACACGCCTCTGATCCTGCTCGGCTACAACTACGGCGTCGAGACCCCGGGCTGGCTCGCCGTGCTGATGATGACCGGCATGTGCGTCGTCGTCGGCGCGGTCTTCTCGTGGCTGCGGCTGCGCTCTGCGAGCGTCTGGCCCGCTGCGCTGGCCCACGGCGCGTTCAACGCCGCCGCCGGCTCGTACCTGTTGTTCGCCGCGGCGGGCGAGAGGATCGACCTCGTGCAGGGGACGATCCTCGGCTGGTCGGGGTGGATCGTGCCCGTGCTGCTCGTCGCGGTGCTCGTCGCCACGGGCCAGTTCCGTCGCCCGGGCGCCGCCCGTCGTCGCTGA
- a CDS encoding sugar ABC transporter substrate-binding protein yields MSRNLPRTAKRVVALGLGIALAGSLAACSSGSGGGASADTATSDELAAALEEKSSITVWAWAPAVEPIAEAFEKAHPDITVDVQNVGTGADQYTKLQNAIKAGKGAPDVAQVEYFAVPQFSLGDSLADLSGYGYGDLEDDFTASTWNSVTDGDAVYALPQDSGPMAMFYRQDVFDKYGIAVPKTWDEYLAAAETMHSADPNQYIAGDTGDAGFTTSMIWQAGGHPYSVDGDTVSIDLQDEGAKKWTSTWNTLVENGSLAQTPGWTDEWFRALGDGSIATMLTGAWMPGNLEAQAADGSGQWRVAPMPQYEEGDTATAENGGSSIAVMEQSQNKLVAAEFAKFATAEEEGRQISFDAGGFPSTTADLTDPAFLAEAPEYFGGQKINEVLGQAAQDVLPDWQYLPFQVYANSIFSDSASSAYTNGTSLDPVLEEWAKATASYGEQQGFTVETK; encoded by the coding sequence ATGTCCCGTAACCTCCCCCGCACCGCGAAGCGCGTCGTCGCCCTCGGTCTCGGCATCGCCCTCGCCGGCTCGCTCGCCGCCTGCTCGTCCGGCTCCGGAGGCGGCGCCAGCGCCGACACCGCGACCAGCGACGAGCTCGCCGCGGCCCTCGAGGAGAAGTCCTCGATCACGGTGTGGGCCTGGGCCCCCGCCGTCGAGCCCATCGCCGAGGCCTTCGAGAAGGCGCACCCCGACATCACCGTCGACGTGCAGAACGTCGGCACCGGTGCCGACCAGTACACAAAGCTGCAGAACGCGATCAAGGCCGGCAAGGGCGCCCCCGACGTCGCCCAGGTCGAGTACTTCGCCGTCCCCCAGTTCTCGCTCGGCGACTCGCTCGCCGACCTCAGCGGCTACGGCTACGGCGACCTCGAGGACGACTTCACCGCGTCGACCTGGAACTCCGTCACCGACGGCGACGCCGTCTACGCCCTGCCCCAGGACTCCGGCCCCATGGCGATGTTCTACCGCCAGGACGTCTTCGACAAGTACGGCATCGCCGTGCCGAAGACCTGGGACGAGTACCTCGCCGCGGCAGAGACGATGCACTCCGCCGACCCGAACCAGTACATCGCGGGCGACACCGGCGACGCCGGCTTCACGACCAGCATGATCTGGCAGGCCGGCGGGCACCCCTACTCGGTCGACGGCGACACCGTGTCGATCGACCTGCAGGACGAGGGCGCCAAGAAGTGGACCTCGACCTGGAACACCCTCGTCGAGAACGGCTCGCTCGCGCAGACCCCCGGCTGGACCGACGAGTGGTTCCGTGCCCTCGGCGACGGCTCGATCGCCACGATGCTGACCGGCGCCTGGATGCCCGGCAACCTCGAGGCGCAGGCCGCCGACGGCTCCGGCCAGTGGCGCGTCGCCCCGATGCCCCAGTACGAGGAGGGCGACACCGCGACCGCCGAGAACGGCGGATCGTCGATCGCCGTGATGGAGCAGTCGCAGAACAAGCTCGTCGCCGCCGAGTTCGCCAAGTTCGCCACCGCCGAGGAGGAGGGGCGCCAGATCTCGTTCGACGCCGGCGGCTTCCCGTCCACCACGGCCGACCTCACCGACCCCGCGTTCCTCGCCGAGGCCCCCGAGTACTTCGGCGGCCAGAAGATCAACGAGGTGCTCGGCCAGGCCGCGCAGGACGTGCTGCCCGACTGGCAGTACCTGCCCTTCCAGGTCTACGCGAACAGCATCTTCAGCGACAGCGCGTCGTCGGCCTACACCAACGGCACCTCGCTCGACCCGGTGCTCGAGGAGTGGGCGAAGGCCACCGCCTCGTACGGTGAGCAGCAGGGCTTCACGGTCGAGACCAAGTAG
- a CDS encoding carbohydrate ABC transporter permease: MSTLTGSPVAAPDAGTPTVTPNRVATARKRRAGAPRDKRSVLLTVVMALLLVYSVLPLFWLLVNSTKTQEALFSSFGLWFSGDFALVDNIRGVFTYGDGEFVRWLGNTLLYVVVGAGGATLLATLAGYGLAKFDFPGKKAVFAVVLGAVAIPGTALAVPTFLMFSQLGLTNTPWAIILPSLISPFGLYLIWTYAVDSVPTEILEAARMDGSSELRTFFTISLRLLSPGLITVLLFSIVATWNNYFLPLIMLSDSRWYPLTVGLNQWNAQSTTVGGDPIYNLVITGSFLAIIPIVVAFLFLQRYWQSGLSAGGVKA, from the coding sequence ATGTCGACCCTCACCGGATCCCCGGTCGCCGCGCCCGACGCGGGCACCCCCACCGTCACCCCGAACCGTGTCGCGACCGCCCGCAAGCGCCGCGCCGGCGCCCCGCGCGACAAGCGCAGCGTGCTGCTCACCGTCGTGATGGCCCTGCTGCTCGTCTACTCGGTGCTGCCGCTCTTCTGGCTGCTGGTGAACTCGACCAAGACGCAGGAGGCGCTGTTCAGCTCGTTCGGGCTCTGGTTCAGCGGCGACTTCGCCCTCGTCGACAACATCAGGGGCGTCTTCACCTACGGCGACGGCGAGTTCGTCCGCTGGCTCGGCAACACCCTGCTCTACGTGGTGGTGGGCGCAGGAGGCGCGACCCTGCTGGCCACGCTGGCCGGCTACGGCCTGGCCAAGTTCGACTTCCCGGGCAAGAAGGCCGTCTTCGCGGTCGTGCTGGGCGCGGTCGCCATCCCGGGCACCGCCCTCGCCGTCCCGACCTTCCTCATGTTCAGCCAGCTGGGCCTGACCAACACCCCGTGGGCGATCATCCTGCCGTCGCTGATCAGCCCCTTCGGGCTCTACCTGATCTGGACCTACGCCGTCGACTCGGTGCCGACCGAGATCCTCGAGGCCGCGCGCATGGACGGCTCGAGCGAGCTCCGCACGTTCTTCACCATCAGCCTCCGCCTCCTCAGCCCCGGTCTCATCACCGTGCTGCTCTTCTCGATCGTCGCGACCTGGAACAACTACTTCCTGCCGCTGATCATGCTGAGCGACTCGCGCTGGTACCCCCTGACGGTCGGCCTGAACCAGTGGAACGCGCAGTCGACGACCGTCGGCGGCGACCCGATCTACAACCTCGTCATCACGGGCTCGTTCCTCGCGATCATCCCGATCGTCGTGGCGTTCCTCTTCCTCCAGCGCTACTGGCAGTCCGGCCTCTCGGCCGGCGGCGTCAAGGCCTGA
- a CDS encoding beta-galactosidase: MIGPDHFELDGAPHRVVAGALHYFRVHPDQWADRIHKARLMGLNTIETYVAWNAHSPRRGDFDTSAGLDLGRFLDLVAAEGMHAIVRPGPYICAEWDGGGLPGWLFDDPAVGVRRSEPLYLAAVDEFLERVYEIVVPRQIDHGGPVVLVQIENEYGAYGDDSGYLRHLVDLTRASGVVVPLTTVDQPTDEMLASGSLPELHKTGSFGSRAEERLATLRRHQPTGPLMCSEFWDGWFDHWGEHHHTTPVEEAARELDALLTAGASVNIYMFHGGTNFGFTNGANHKGTYQSHVTSYDYDAPLDEAGWPTDKFFAFRDVIARHAPVPDEVPARRSPSPVLTTTFDRSVRLGDVVGDDRADGAWTGSDDVPTMDALGSYRGFALHRVDLPASDEPRVLSFAGVRDRAVVSVDGRRVGVLQRDQHERAITVPPGRVLEVLVEDQGRVNYGVRIGEAKGLIGPALLDGAPLTGWRSTPLDLAAVVATLSGDATGASSESRSDTVVRTLDGPVFAHATVTLDEPADLFLDTRSWGKGVAFVNGFALGRYWTRGPQHTLYVPGEQLRAGDNDLVVFETGAAAAPVVSFVADPDLGHTEQ, translated from the coding sequence GTGATCGGCCCCGACCACTTCGAGCTCGACGGCGCCCCGCACCGGGTCGTCGCCGGAGCCCTCCACTACTTCCGGGTGCACCCCGACCAGTGGGCCGACCGCATCCACAAGGCCCGGCTGATGGGCCTCAACACCATCGAGACGTACGTCGCCTGGAACGCGCACTCCCCCCGCCGCGGCGACTTCGACACGAGCGCCGGGCTCGACCTCGGGCGGTTCCTCGACCTCGTGGCCGCCGAGGGGATGCACGCGATCGTGCGCCCCGGCCCCTACATCTGCGCCGAGTGGGACGGCGGCGGACTGCCCGGCTGGCTCTTCGACGACCCGGCCGTCGGAGTCCGCCGAAGCGAGCCGCTCTACCTCGCCGCGGTAGACGAGTTCCTCGAGCGCGTCTACGAGATCGTCGTGCCCCGGCAGATCGACCACGGCGGGCCGGTCGTGCTCGTCCAGATCGAGAACGAGTACGGCGCGTACGGGGACGACTCCGGGTACCTGCGGCACCTCGTCGACCTGACCCGCGCCTCCGGCGTGGTCGTGCCCCTGACGACGGTCGACCAGCCGACCGACGAGATGCTCGCGTCGGGCAGCCTGCCCGAGCTGCACAAGACCGGGAGCTTCGGGTCACGCGCGGAGGAGCGGCTCGCGACCCTGCGCCGGCACCAGCCGACCGGGCCCCTGATGTGCTCGGAGTTCTGGGACGGCTGGTTCGACCACTGGGGCGAGCACCACCACACGACACCGGTCGAGGAGGCGGCGCGCGAGCTGGACGCACTGCTGACGGCGGGCGCGTCGGTCAACATCTACATGTTCCACGGCGGCACGAACTTCGGCTTCACGAACGGCGCCAACCACAAGGGCACGTACCAGTCGCACGTGACCTCGTACGACTACGACGCTCCCCTCGACGAGGCCGGCTGGCCGACGGACAAGTTCTTCGCGTTCCGCGACGTCATCGCCCGACACGCGCCGGTGCCCGACGAGGTGCCGGCGCGGCGGTCGCCGTCCCCCGTGCTGACGACGACGTTCGACCGGAGCGTGCGCCTGGGCGACGTGGTCGGGGACGACCGCGCCGACGGTGCCTGGACGGGAAGCGACGACGTGCCCACGATGGACGCGCTCGGCAGCTACCGCGGCTTCGCCCTGCACCGCGTCGACCTGCCCGCCAGCGACGAGCCTCGCGTGCTGTCGTTCGCCGGGGTGCGCGACCGCGCCGTCGTCTCGGTCGACGGCCGTCGCGTCGGCGTCCTCCAGCGCGACCAGCACGAGCGCGCGATCACGGTGCCGCCCGGCCGCGTGCTGGAGGTGCTGGTCGAGGACCAGGGACGCGTCAACTACGGCGTCCGCATCGGCGAGGCGAAGGGCCTGATCGGGCCGGCGCTGCTCGACGGCGCCCCGCTGACCGGCTGGCGGAGCACGCCGCTCGACCTGGCGGCGGTCGTCGCGACCCTCTCCGGGGACGCGACCGGCGCCTCCTCAGAGTCGAGATCGGACACTGTCGTCAGGACACTCGACGGCCCCGTGTTCGCGCACGCGACGGTGACGCTCGACGAGCCCGCCGACCTGTTCCTCGACACGCGGTCGTGGGGCAAGGGAGTCGCGTTCGTCAACGGCTTCGCGCTCGGCCGGTACTGGACGCGCGGACCGCAGCACACCCTCTACGTGCCCGGCGAGCAGCTGCGTGCCGGCGACAACGACCTCGTCGTGTTCGAGACGGGCGCCGCGGCCGCACCGGTCGTGTCGTTCGTGGCCGACCCCGACCTCGGGCACACCGAGCAGTAG